The Polyangiaceae bacterium genome includes a region encoding these proteins:
- a CDS encoding glutamate racemase — translation MTDAPLGVFDSGLGGLTVVHALTQALPDEHIVYLGDTARVPYGTRSAETVVRYARGCAKVLTGRGVKALVIACNTVSAVALEILRAELDLPVVGVVEPGARAAVEAAEAEARSRGQPVKIGVLGTQGTILSGAYPRAVSQLSTRLDVVGQAAPLLVPLVEEGWLDGQVPELCVRRYLEPLFAQGAGVIVLGCTHYPLLAPVIARVAEELAGHAVPIVDSALATARDVTRLMQEGRLSPAGPSGSETPRLEVLVTDRPRSFAEVASRFLGERAPEVAQIDLG, via the coding sequence GTGACGGACGCCCCGCTCGGTGTGTTCGACTCGGGCCTCGGCGGGCTGACGGTGGTGCACGCGTTGACGCAAGCGCTGCCGGACGAGCACATCGTCTACCTCGGCGACACCGCGCGCGTGCCGTACGGGACGCGCTCGGCGGAGACCGTCGTGCGCTACGCGCGGGGCTGCGCCAAGGTGCTCACCGGCCGGGGAGTCAAGGCGTTGGTCATCGCCTGCAACACCGTGAGCGCCGTGGCGCTCGAGATCCTGCGCGCCGAGCTCGACCTGCCCGTCGTCGGCGTGGTGGAGCCGGGCGCGCGGGCGGCGGTGGAGGCGGCGGAGGCCGAGGCGCGCTCGCGGGGGCAGCCGGTGAAGATCGGCGTGCTCGGGACTCAGGGCACCATCCTGAGCGGAGCGTACCCGCGGGCGGTGAGCCAGCTCTCGACGCGCCTCGATGTCGTCGGACAGGCTGCCCCGCTCTTGGTGCCGCTGGTCGAGGAGGGGTGGCTCGATGGGCAGGTCCCGGAGCTCTGCGTGCGGCGCTACCTGGAGCCGTTGTTCGCCCAAGGCGCCGGCGTGATCGTGCTCGGTTGCACGCACTACCCGCTGCTCGCACCGGTGATCGCGCGGGTCGCGGAGGAGCTGGCCGGGCACGCGGTGCCGATCGTGGACAGCGCCCTCGCCACCGCGCGCGACGTCACGCGACTGATGCAGGAGGGTCGGCTCTCGCCGGCCGGTCCCTCTGGCTCGGAGACGCCTCGGCTGGAGGTTTTGGTCACCGATCGGCCGCGGTCCTTCGCCGAGGTGGCCAGCCGTTTTCTGGGCGAACGGGCGCCCGAAGTGGCGCAGATCGACCTCGGCTGA